DNA from Streptomyces rishiriensis:
CGTACATGGCGAGGGAGCCCTGCACGGAGACGAGGGACCGGATGCCGGAGTCGGCGGCTTCGAGTTCGAGACAGGCGAGGCCGTACTGCACGGCACTGGCGCCGGCGCATCCGTATCCGCTGAGCGACATCCCGAGCGCCCCGACGGCGCCGAGCTCGCGCGCGAGCTCCCGGATGCCCGGCAGCTCCCCGCGCTCGTACCAGTCGGCGATCCGGGGCAGCACCCGGTCCGCGGCCCAGCTCCGCACGGTGTCACGGATCGCGAGATCCTCCGGCTCCAGCAGATCGTCGATCCCCAGGGGATCGGCGGGGTCGAAGGGCGGCAACGTCGAGGACGCGGACATGAGAGAGCCTCCGAAAACTAGCACCGCTAGTCACACCATCGCCCGAGACGTTACGACGCGCCGTCCCGCACGTCCAGTCACGCCGCGCAGGGGTGGTGCCGGGGGACATCAGGCGGAGACGCGGGACTCCACGACTTCCCTGGGCGACGGAAGCTCCACTCCGGCCGGAGGCGCCTCGCACTGCATGACCCGCGGCAACCGCAACGCCATCACCGCTCCCAGCAGCAACAGTCCGGCACTCACCAACAGCGTGACATGCAACCCGTGCACGAAGCTGTCCCTCGCGACCCGCCGCAGCGCGACCCCGACCGGTCCGCCCAACTGCCCGGCGACCTCGTACGCCTCGCCGAGCGAATGCCCCGCCGCGTCCGACGCCGCCGCCGGCACCCCCGGCACGGACTTCAGGCCGGGCGCGTACGCGGCGTTCATCACGCTGCCGAGCAGCGCGATCCCGATCCCCGCCCCCAGCTGGTACGACGTCTCACCGATCGCCGCCGCCCCGCCCGCCTGTTCCGCGGGAGCCTCGCTCAGCATCGACTCGTACGCCGCGAACAAGGTCGTCTCCAGCCCGAAGCCCAGCAGCAGGAACCCGAACAGCAGCAGCCCCGTGTTGTCCGACCCGCTCATCGCGGTGAGCGTCAGCACCGCCACTGCCGTGAGGACGAACCCCCCGCACACCATCCGGCGCGGCCCGAACCGCCGCAGCAGCCGCGCCCCGGCCAGCCCGGCCGCCATCGCGGCGAAGGTCAGGGGCAGCAGTCGCAGGCCCGTCTCCAGCGGAGACAGCCCCAGCACCAGCTGCAGGTACTGCGCCGCGATCAGCTCGAGACCCACCAGCGCCAGCATCGCCAGCACGATGCACCCGACCGACGTACTGAACGTCGGCCGCCCGAACATCCGCAGGTCCACCAGTGGATGCACGCGACGCCGCTGACGGCGGACGAACAGCACGATCAGCACCGCGCCCACCATCAGCGGCACCACGGTGAACGGTCCGAGCTCCCCGCCGCCCAGCCGCTTCACGCCGAGCACGACAGCGAACAGGCCGGCCGCCGCCGTCAGCGCGCCGACCACGTCCCAGGGCCCGTCCGCCGAGCCCCGCGACTCGGGCAGCAGAAGCCGCCCCACGGGGGGGCTGACCAGCATCAGCGGAATGTTGACGAGGAAGACCGAGCCCCACCAGAAGTGCTCGAGCAGAAAGCCGCCGAGGAGCGGGCCGACCGCGGCGCCCACCGCGGCCACGGCACTCCAGATGCCGATCGCGAGCGCCCGCTCACGCCGGTCCGGGAACACCTGGCGCAGGATCGAGAGCGTCGCGGGCATGATCATCGCGCCGCCCACGCCCAGCAGCGCCCGCGCCACGATCAGGCTCTGCGCACTCCCGGCGAACGCCGCCAGCGCCGAGGCGACGCCGAACAGGGCGTAGCCCAGCAGCAGGATCCGTCTGCG
Protein-coding regions in this window:
- a CDS encoding MFS transporter, whose amino-acid sequence is MSGTTTAAAGLRRRAAGAGANRWVVLVVLCVSLLLVAVDATVLHVAVPAVTEDLRPGAIELLWIVDTYPLVCASLLILFGTLGDKVGRRRILLLGYALFGVASALAAFAGSAQSLIVARALLGVGGAMIMPATLSILRQVFPDRRERALAIGIWSAVAAVGAAVGPLLGGFLLEHFWWGSVFLVNIPLMLVSPPVGRLLLPESRGSADGPWDVVGALTAAAGLFAVVLGVKRLGGGELGPFTVVPLMVGAVLIVLFVRRQRRRVHPLVDLRMFGRPTFSTSVGCIVLAMLALVGLELIAAQYLQLVLGLSPLETGLRLLPLTFAAMAAGLAGARLLRRFGPRRMVCGGFVLTAVAVLTLTAMSGSDNTGLLLFGFLLLGFGLETTLFAAYESMLSEAPAEQAGGAAAIGETSYQLGAGIGIALLGSVMNAAYAPGLKSVPGVPAAASDAAGHSLGEAYEVAGQLGGPVGVALRRVARDSFVHGLHVTLLVSAGLLLLGAVMALRLPRVMQCEAPPAGVELPSPREVVESRVSA